The Nitrospira sp. genome includes the window CGCCCTGCGCGTAGTCCACGGCAAAAAATGCTCGACCCCGGCCGGCCTGTTCACGGAATTCGCTCGCGTCTTAGGGTTCCCCGACTATTTCGGTCACAACTGGGACGCGATGGAAGAATGTCTCGCGGATTTGGAATGGCTGCCGGCCAAGGGCTATGTGCTGCTCCTCACCGATGCACAAGCCGTCTTGGCCGACGACGAGGACGAGTACGAAACGCTGCTCGAGATTCTGAGCGATGCCGGGGAAGCCTGGAGCAAAGGCCAGGCCGGCGGAGGGTCCAAGGCGATTGCCTTTCATGCCCTCTTTGCAGTAACACACCAGGAAGCACCTAGGAGAAAACATTGGGGGATTGAGCCGGCGCCAATGCCGGACCTCTCCCCCCCGACGAAAGGACGATCGCCTCGTCCCGCAAAGAATGGGAGGACACCGCAATGAGTCTCATGGATCAATTAGGGCAAGCGGTCGGCGGCATGCTCGGCGGAAGCAGCAACCAGAACCCTTTGATGCAGGCTTTGACCGGCTTGCTCGGCCAAAATGGCTCGGTGGGAGGGCTCGCTGGACTGGTCCAAACCCTCCAAAAGAACGGCCTGGGCGAGATCGTGAACTCCTGGGTGGGTACCGGCAAGAATCTTCCTGTGACCCCCCAGCAGATTCAACAGGGCCTCGGCGGCGACCTGCTCAAACAACTGGCGACCAAAGCCGGGATCTCGACCGAGGCCGCCGGCACGCAACTCGCCGGCTTGTTGCCAGATCTCGTCGACAAGCTGACACCGACCGGAAAGATTGAAGCCGGCGGACTCGATCAATTACTGAAGATGTTTCAGGGAAAATAGTACCCGTGCAGGAAACGTAAGGCTGGGGAACCTATAGCCCGGCTTTCCGCGAGAGATTCCGCAGTTCGCCCCAGAGGTGGGCTGCGGAACGCACGACATACCCGCCGACTTCTTGGGTCGTTGATCCCTGAGTGCCGTTAACCTGACCGAAGCGTGACTCCATCCACCCGGCACGAACCTGGATCCGATGTGACGGACAAATCCCATGGGTCTCCCGCCGATCCTCAAAAGGAGCTTTTTCTCCAAAGACTCCGGCTAATCCTTCATGCCGGCACCACGAACACACCACCGTCATGGTCACTCCTCACTTTTCTGATACACCGCTACGCAACACGAACAGCAAAAGTTGGGCCGGAATATCCCGCGCCGTTACCCACTCAATTCCCAGTGATTCGCCCCACTCTTGGTATGACCGAACTGGGCCAATCGTATCTAAATCGATAGGGCCGTATCTCATGAGACACTTTTTGCCCCTCAATGAGGCAACGAACGGCAGCTCCGCTTCTCTAATCCGGCTTTCTTGACCCGTGCAGAGGAGCATGTTAGGGTGCGCCCCCGTCATGAAAACGACTCGATCAGCCCAACTCTTTGCCGCAGCCCAACTGCTCATTCCCGGTGGGGTCAATAGCCCTGTCCGAGCGTTCCGCTCTGTCGGGGGTCAGCCCCGGTTCATCAAGCGCGCCAAAGGAGCCAAGCTCTACGACGTCGACGGCAACACCTATCTCGACTATGTCCTCTCCTGGGGCCCCATGATCCTGGGGCATGCCGCTCCGGCGGTCATCCGGGCTATTAAGAAAGCCGCCGACAACGGCACCAGCTATGGCGCACCCACGGAATTGGAAGTCACCCTTGCCCGCATGATCCGCGACGCCTTCCCGTCCATGGAGAAAGTGCGTCTGGTCAGTTCCGGAACTGAAGCCGTCATGAGCGCCATTCGCGTGGCCCGGGGCTTCACCAAGCGGGACAGCATCCTGAAATTCGAGGGCTGCTACCACGGACACAGCGACTACTTACTCGCCAAAGCCGGTTCTGGTCTGGCCACCTTGGGCATCCCCGATTCACCCGGCGTCCCGGCCGACTTTGCCAAGCACACCCTGACGGCCCCTTATAACGACATCGACACGGTGCGACGAATGGTGGCCGAACATCGCAAAGACCTGGCCTGCATTATTCTGGAGCCGATCGCAGGCAATATGGGCGTCGTGCCCCCGGCCCCGGAATTTCTCTCCGCTCTTCGCCGGCTGACGGCAGAGAATGACATTCTTCTCGTCTTTGACGAAGTGATTTCAGGATTTCGCGTGAACTACGGAGGCGCGCAGGCGCTCTATGGCATTACGCCGGATCTCACCATCCTCGGGAAAATCATCGGCGGGGGGCTGCCGGTCGGCGCCTACGGCGGGCGGAAAGACATCATGGATCTGATCGCGCCATCCGGGCCGGTCTATCAGGCAGGAACCTTGTCGGGAAATCCGTTGGCCGTCTCGGCGGGGATCGAAACGCTGAAACAGCTCAAGAAGAAGGGTGTCTACAAGAAGCTTGAGGCGCAATCCGCGGCCCTGGCGAACGGCATCGGCGAAGCGGCGAAGAAAGCGGGCGTGCCGCTCATCCAAACCCGCGTGGGCTCCATGCTCACCGCATTCTTTACTTCCACGCCTGTCAGTGATTGGAATACCGTGAAACAGGCGGATACAGCGCGCTACGGCAAGTACTTTCACAAGATGCTGGACCAGGGCATCTATCTGGCTCCGTCGCAATTCGAAGCCGCGTTCCTCTCCACCGCTCACACCTCAGCCGACATCGACAAAACCATCCGCGCCGCGCATTCCGCCTTCAAGAGCTTATAGTGCGTCT containing:
- a CDS encoding barstar family protein, producing the protein MTPPRTLMSYLQTPKAPWSSLLVLPAGTTATALVKAPTGFALRVVHGKKCSTPAGLFTEFARVLGFPDYFGHNWDAMEECLADLEWLPAKGYVLLLTDAQAVLADDEDEYETLLEILSDAGEAWSKGQAGGGSKAIAFHALFAVTHQEAPRRKHWGIEPAPMPDLSPPTKGRSPRPAKNGRTPQ
- a CDS encoding YidB family protein; the encoded protein is MDQLGQAVGGMLGGSSNQNPLMQALTGLLGQNGSVGGLAGLVQTLQKNGLGEIVNSWVGTGKNLPVTPQQIQQGLGGDLLKQLATKAGISTEAAGTQLAGLLPDLVDKLTPTGKIEAGGLDQLLKMFQGK
- the hemL gene encoding glutamate-1-semialdehyde 2,1-aminomutase, whose protein sequence is MKTTRSAQLFAAAQLLIPGGVNSPVRAFRSVGGQPRFIKRAKGAKLYDVDGNTYLDYVLSWGPMILGHAAPAVIRAIKKAADNGTSYGAPTELEVTLARMIRDAFPSMEKVRLVSSGTEAVMSAIRVARGFTKRDSILKFEGCYHGHSDYLLAKAGSGLATLGIPDSPGVPADFAKHTLTAPYNDIDTVRRMVAEHRKDLACIILEPIAGNMGVVPPAPEFLSALRRLTAENDILLVFDEVISGFRVNYGGAQALYGITPDLTILGKIIGGGLPVGAYGGRKDIMDLIAPSGPVYQAGTLSGNPLAVSAGIETLKQLKKKGVYKKLEAQSAALANGIGEAAKKAGVPLIQTRVGSMLTAFFTSTPVSDWNTVKQADTARYGKYFHKMLDQGIYLAPSQFEAAFLSTAHTSADIDKTIRAAHSAFKSL